From the genome of Sporomusa sphaeroides DSM 2875:
GCTATACTTGGGATGGTAATCATCGCAAATAACTGAACCATCATTTGCAGGTAATCAATTTGCAATGTCTGCCCAATGACGGCCTTAAAGAAAAAGGGTAACATGACAGGCACCAGCAATGTATCAAGGGTGACGGCAACCAGGGCAACAGACACGCTGCCACCGGTTAAAGCCGTCCAAATGACAGACGTCACACCAATGGGAGTGGAGGCGGCTATTAAATAGCCTAACTGGGTATAAGGATCGCCGCTGAAAAAGAACAGTCCTGCCAGCCAGGCAATACATGGGGATACAACATGTATTAATACCAGTATCCAGAGCGGAATAACCGGTTTTTTTAAGACTCGTAAAAATTCTTTTAAACTTGTACCAAGTGCGGTAACAAACGTCATATAACCAAAGGAACCAACTACGGTCGCCCGCAGGGCGGGAGAATCGGGAAGCGGTATTAAAAACCCGGCTATCAGGCCGGAAAGTACGATAAAGAACATATGCTGTCCCAGCCAGGCAGTAATTTTTGCCAAAAAGTTAATCACGTTATAGCCTCCAATACAATACTAAAGTACTATATTCCAGCTTATATGGGACATACCCTTTTTAGCTGTTAACAGGATATGCCTCCTGATAAGAACGATACGGTTTGGTATCGCTTTGCCGTTGCCCGCCGGAAGCACAGGTTTGCCGGTACACCTGTGCTTGCAAAAAGCTTTACTATGTTGTGTATATAGTTTGCAGGAAATTTGGGAAATAGGGCGAATTTTAGTTGACATATGGGTAATAATTTATGGTAAAATTTAGGAGAAGATATGCGGGAGGATGTAGTTTTTAAAGGAAGTAAAGACGGCCTTGAATTGGTACTGAACCAAACGGCTGATTTTACCGCCATATTGGAACAGTTAAAAGAAAAGTTGGAGTCGGCTGCCTACTTTTTTACCGGCAGCACCGGCGTCAAAGTGTCATCCGGCACCAATACATTAACCGGTGATGAACGAAGGCAGCTAATCAGCCTGCTGGCCGGTTATGGACTTGCCTTACATGACCGGCCTGAGCCCCTGCCACCCGAAATATCGCCTCAGGATAATAGCTGCGGGGAAGCTGCTCTATACCGGCAGGAGAACGAAGGCGGACAAACGTTAATCATATCAAGAACGCTCAGAAGCGGTCAGAAGGTAGTATTTGACGGTTCTGTCATCGTTATGGGAGACGTTAATCCCGGTTCTGAAATTATTGCCAGCGGCAATATTACTGTTCAGGGAACCTGCAGAGGCTTAGCACACGCCGGCGCCAACGGCGATCAAGCGGCGGTTATTACGGCTGATAAGCTAATCGCAGGCCAGCTAAGAATCGCCGGACTTATTGCGCGTGCACCTGACAACCAGGATGTGCCTGCCTACCGGGAAACAGCCCGGATTGACGGTGGAGTTGTTGTGATTGGACCGGCAGACGATGTAAAGATTACATAGGAGGTACATAGATGGGGGAAGTAATAGTTATTACGTCAGGAAAAGGCGGCGTAGGAAAAACGACGACAACCGCTAATATAGGTACTGGTTTTGCTCTTCAGGGCAAAAAAGTTGTTTTAGTTGATGCCGATATCGGCTTAAGGAATCTTGATGTAGTTATGGGGCTTGAAAATAGAATTGTCTATGATTTAGTTGACGTGACTGAGGGTAACTGCCGCTTAAAGCAGGCACTGATCAGGGACAAGCGGTACGAGACACTCTACCTGCTGCCTGCTGCCCAAACCAGAGATAAAAACGCCGTTACGCCAGACCAAATGCAGCAGTTATGCAAAGACTTGGCGCAAGAATTTGACTATGTAATTATTGATTGTCCGGCAGGTATTGAACAAGGGTTTAAAAATGCCATTGCCGGTGCAGACCGCGCCATTATTGTTACCACACCGGAAGTGTCGGCTGTTCGCGACGCGGATAGAATTATCGGCTTGTTAGAGTCAGAAGGCAAGCACAACCCTAAGCTGATTGTTAACCGTATCCGGCCACTCATGGTCAAAAAGGGCGACATGATGGATATTGACGATATCATCGAGATCTTAGCTGTTGATTTATTGGGAATCATTCCTGAAGATGAGTACATTGTCATATCTACCAACAGGGGCGAGCCTGCCGTTGTCAACAACTCCGCCCTGGCCAGTACGGCTTACCGCAACATCGTGCGCCGCCTGACAGGCGAAAATGTTCCGCTCATGGTTCTTGAGACGAATGAGAGTTTATGGGGCAAGTTTAAAAAAGTGTTGGGATTGTAAATAATGGGTCTAGGAGGAGAAAATGTTGTTTGAACTTATTCAAAAGCTGTTTGGCCGAGAAGCGCAAGGTTCGAAAAATATTGCAAAAGAACGTTTGAGATTTGTTCTGGTGCATGACCGGGTTAATGTATCACCACAGTTTATGGAAGTTATAAAAGATGATATGATTAAAGTTATCTCTAACTATATGGATATTAATGAAACCGAAATGGAAATAAATTTGACCCGGACTAACACCCAGGTGGCATTGGTTGCTAATATTCCGGTAAACCGCATGAAACGGACCATGCCGGGAGAGTAGGGAAAGTAAGATTGATGGCGGCCTCTTACGGCAGCATACTGGACGCGGGCAGAAAATACTATTATAATATATAAGATATTGTTAGAGAGAGGTCACTAGGTTATGCTTAACCAGCGCCTGTTGCGAAATTTAGATTTTATTCTGATCGCTGTTACTGCCCTGCTTATTCTTGTAAGTCTTGTTATCATCGGTAGTGCTACTCATATCAACACTCCCAGTGAGGACCGATACTGGTATGTGCAGCGTCAGGGTTTTTTTGTCCTGGCTAATATTGCTGTTTTCTTTATCATGCTGAATTTTGACTATAAGTCACTGGAAAGATTCTCAGGTTTTTTGTATATCTTTAATCTGATAATGCTGCTTGCCGTTATGTTTGTCGGGCAAACGGCGCTTGGCGCCCAGCGCTGGATTCAGATCGGCCCCATCAGTTTGCAGCCATCGGAGTTTTCTAAGCTGATTATGATTATTGGGTTGGCCCAGGTATTGGATAAACGAACAGGTAAGCTTAATTCTTTTAAAGATATTATCCCGATTTTTGTCTATGTGGGCATACCGTTTATCCTGGTGTTAAAGCAGCCTGATCTTGGCACTTCCCTGGTATTTATGGCCATATTGTTCGGAATGATTTTTGTAGCCGGCATTAATATGCGGCTCTTAATGTCTATTATTGGGGCAGGTATTGCCTTTATGCCAATTTTTTGGCATTTTTTAAAGGATTATCAAAAAAAACGGTTAACGGTATTTATCGATCCCAATGTGGACCCTTTGGGTTCAGGCTACCACATTATTCAGTCTAAGATTGCCATTGGTTCGGGCATGTTGTTTGGCAAAGGCTTATTTAACGGTACGCAAAGCCAGCTGAATTTTTTGCCGGAAAATCATACCGATTTTATTTTTGCCGTGATTGGGGAAGAACTGGGGTTTGTTGGCGCTGTGATAATTTTGCTGCTGTACCTTATCTTACTCTATCGTGGAGTCAAAATTGCCGGTGGTGCCCGTGATAATTTCGGCACACTGCTGGCAACAGGCATTGTTTCGATGTTAGCCTTTCATCTGCTTGTTAATGTTGGTATGACCGCGGGAATTATGCCTGTTACCGGTATTCCCCTGCCGCTGATGAGTTACGGTGTAAGTTCACTGACCACTAATATGATCAGTATCGGGATATTATTAAATATCTACATGCGAAGGCAAAAAATTTTATTTTGACGGCAAAGCATTGGTATATTTTATCCCACCGGCATCAGACATCTGCCGACTTCTTTGGTGTAGTGCTATTGTACATAGACAGGCTGTGAATGTTGAAACAGCCTGTCTGTTTGTTTTTGCTCTAACAACCTATATAAGTTTTACGCGCCAGCAGTTTTTCTTATTTGGGTTTGCTGCTGATTGGTGTGGTAGCGGCCTGCCATTGCTGGAGAGGGAATTTTGCTGCTGGTTATAAATCTGTAGTTTTAGCATATATATTCCATAAGAACACTTAAGCCGGTACTTATGGAGGGTTTAGGATGACAAAGCTATGGAACCGTTTAAAAAATCGCTGGAATTTTTCTGCCCGCAATACGGAAAAAACCTGGCAATCTTATTATGAAGAAGAACCTGACTATACTTGGCTTAAAAAAATAATAGCAGCGTTAGCGATATTTGCGCTGGTTTACGGTGCCCAGGCATCCAATACCAGAGTTGGACAGGAAGTCACAGGTATTGTTCGTCAGGTCCTGGCGACTCAGACTGATTTTGTCTATTATACAGCCAGAACCATTGAGTATATAAACAGGCATTGGCCTAATGGTGCCGATATATCCGGGATACCTGTGTTGAAACAAATGCAGACAACCATTTCCCGTCCTGCCGACCCATTGCGCTATATGACCAAACCGGTAGAGGGGCAGATAGTAACGCAGTATGGCTGGCAGGGCAATACTGCGGTTAAGCAGGATATATTCCACGAAGGCATTGATATTGCTGCGCCGGCAGGAGCAAGTGTACGTGCAGCAGCTACCGGCAAAGTCAAAGTCGTTACCGATAGTGTCCAGTTTGGCACAATCCTTATTATTGACCATGGGCAGAATATCGAGACAATCTACGGTCACTTGACCGATGTATTAGTCAAAGAAAGTGATGAGATCAGTCAGGGGCAGGTGGTGGCACGGGTTGGAAAAACGGGAGCTGCCGTGTCCGTATTGTACTTTGAACTGCGGGAAAATGGCAAAGCGATTGATCCTTTGTCGAGGATAAAGTAGTGTCGCACGATACTGGCAGATAAGGATGTGAAATATGCGGGCCGGGAAGATAGCAGGGGTTGAAATCATAGTAAATAATTGGTTCTTGGGGCTGATTGCCGTATTCGCTGTTGCCGGTCTTGCCGATAAAGCGCTGCTAATTGTTAGTGCCGTTTTATTGCATGAATTGGCGCATATGCTGATGGCAGGCGGCTTAGGTTATAAAGTCAAGCAGGTAGAATTGCTGCCTTTTGGCGCTACGGCGCGCGTAGAACGCCTGACCGATGCCGGGGCGGTAAGTGAAATAATGATAGCAGCCGCCGGACCACTGGCAAGCCTGGGTCTGGCGGCTTTATGTTATGTCGCAGCGGGGGGGGCAGGCAGTTGGCAGGAAGAGATTTATTTTTATGGCGAAACACACCTTATGTTGGCCGGTTTCAATTTGCTGCCGGCATTACCGCTTGACGGTGGCAGAATTTTGCGGGCTGTTCTTACCCGCAGACGTGACTACCGGGCTGCCACAGCTATTGTTGTAACCATGAGTCATATCATAAGTTGTCTGCTGATCGTGCTGGCAGGATTGATTTTTTTGCTTGATTATACGGTGAATTTGACTATGCTGGTAGCTGCCGGGTTTTTGCTGCTTACTGCCCGGACGGAAAACACGCTGGCCGGATTCCGGACCATGCGTATCCTGGCCAGAAAAAAAGCTGAGCTCATTGCCTGCGGCATTATGCCGACAAGACATCTGACAGCCATTGAGGATGCTGCTATCAGTGAGGTTATTGCCTTATTTGGCCCGGAGCAATATTATATTGTGCATATTGTTGACCAAAATTTCAAATTGTGCGGAGCGCTGACAGAAACCGAAGTGTGGGAGGGCCTCCTGAAAAAGGGGATAAGAGCCAGGATAAAAGAGTTTTTGTAGCCGCATCTTTTTGTCAGGTTTCAAATCTGGCCAAGATGGAAAAAATAAGTCTTGATATTTCCAGTCAAAGAATAGATAATAATTTTTATAGCTGTCGCGCTGCCGGCCGTTGGCTTTTGTCTGAATTCTATTGCAGAAATATATTTTGGAGGTACCTATGTCTTCTTTAGATCCTGTCAGTCCCGGGATTTTGAGCCGGGTTATGAAACCGGCCCGTTACACTGGTCATGAATGGAACAGTGTTAGCAAAGCCCCTGATGAATATGTCGTAAATTTTGTGCTGGCTATGCCTGATGTGTATGAAGTGGGCATGTCTAATCTTGGGCTCAAAATATTATATGAAGTATTAAATAACCGTCCGGATACGTTTGCGGAGCGTGTGTATGCGCCATGGGTGGATATGGAAGCGGAAATGAGAACCGCTGGTATCAAGCTACATACCTTGGAAAGTAAGCGGCCTGTTGATCAATGTGATATTATCGGTTTTTCCTTACAGTATGAGCTTAGTTACAGTAATGTGCTTAATATGCTTGATTTGGCAGGCATTAGGCTTTTGGCTGCCGAACGGGATGAAAGTCAACCGCTGGTAGTGTGTGGCGGGCCATGTGCTTTTAATGCCGAGCCGATGACTGATTTTGTCGATTTTTTTATACTTGGTGAGGCTGAAGAGGTTATCGCCGAGGTGGCCGCTGCTATTGCTGAGTGGAAACAGGCCGGCAGGCCTGGTGGCAAGACGGGGATACTAAAACGGCTTGCCGGCCTGCAGGGAATCTATGTTCCCCGGTTTTACGAGGTAGATTATCAGGCTGACGGTGCAGTGGAGGCGATTAAGCCGCTTATACCGGAAGCGAAAGCCGTTATTGTTAAGCGTGTTATTCAAGAGCTTGATCAGATAACATTTGCGACAAAGCCGATTGTTCCTTTTATTGAAATTGTGCATGATCGCATCATGCTGGAACTGTTCCGGGGGTGTACGCGCGGCTGCCGTTTTTGCCAGGCAGGAGTAATCTATCGTCCGGTTCGGGAACGCAAGCTTGAGACACTATTCAATCATGTACAACAGCTTATTGACAATACAGGCTATAATGAAATTTCGCTGGTATCATTAAGCTCGGCCGATTATTCCTGTCTTAGTCATTTAATTACTGAACTTATTGAGCGGTTTAAAGAGCAGGGAGTAAGTGTGTCGCTGCCTTCGCTGAGAATTGACAGCTTTTCCATTGATTTGGCCAAGCAAGTGCAGCAAGTGAGAAAAAGCGGACTGACATTTGCGCCGGAAGCCGGGACTCAGCGGCTCAGAGATGTTATCAATAAAGGAGTTACCGAGGAAAACCTGACAGAAGCGGTAAGTGCTGCTTTTAAGTCCGGGTGGTCAACCATTAAACTCTATTTTATGATTGGCTTGCCGACCGAGACGGATGAAGATATCGCAGGTATTGCTGCGTTAGCTCAGCGGGTGGCTGATCTGTATAAACAGCTGAAAGGACGCAAAGGGGCCAAGGTAACTGTCAGTGTTTCTTCTTTTGTCCCCAAACCGCACACTGCGTTTGAATGGTTTGGCCAAAACCCGGTGGAAGAGCTTGAACGCAAACAAAAGCTGCTGCGCTCACTCATTAAGGACCGCAGTATTTCGCTAAGCTGGCACGATGCCCGCACCAGTTTTTTGGAAGGCGTGTTTGCCCGCGGTGACCGCAGGCTGGGCAAGGTGCTACTCCGGGCCTGGCAGAATGGTGCCAAGTTCGACGGCTGGTCTGAACATTTTAACTATGCTGTGTGGATGGAAGCTTTTGCTGCCGAAGGAATTGATCCTGTTTTCTATGCCAACCGGGAACGGGTGCTGCAGGAATATTTGCCATGGGAACACTTATCGGCAGGTGTGGACAAGTCTTTCCTGGCGCGGGAGTGGCAGGCGGCGAAAGATGCTGCGTTTACCCCTGATTGCCGTCATGAAAACTGCATGGCCTGTGGCGTCTGTCAGGAGCTTGAGGTTAACGTTGTGGATTGGGGGCAGGCATAATGGCTAAATTACGGCTTCAGATAACCAAAAGTGATGAAATACGCTATGTTTCCCACTTGGACCTGGCCGGTACAATGGAACGGGCCATTCGGCGGGCTAAGCTGCCGGCCGCCTACTCGGAAGGTTTTAATCCCCATATGAAGCTGGCTTTTGCTTCAGCTTTGGCGGTGGGAGTAACCAGTGAGGCCGAATATCTGGAGCTTGAACTGACTGAAGAAATCAGTGTTGACCAGATAACAGCAAGACTGAAGCCCCAGTTACCTGCAGGCATTACTCTGAAAGCCGCTAAATATGTGGGTGGGCGCAGTAAAGCTCTGATGGCAGTGGTTAATTTGGCAACCTATGAAGTTGTTGCTTCCCTGGCGCCAGGAGCGCACTGGCATACTGTCGAAACGAGCTTGGCAAAGTTTAATAGTGAAGTTGAAGTCATATATAGTAAACAATCGCCTAAAGGCCGGCGTGAAATTGATATTAAAGAATATCTTGCCACACCGGTTGCCGTGAGGAAAGTGGCCGACAGCCAGCAGGAAGTCATGAGCCTTGGCTTATCGATAAAGATTACTCCTGGCGGCAGTGTTAAGCCGGTTGAAGTGCTTGACGCGCTGATTGCCGGTTTTGGGCTGCCTGTTGATAAAGACAATGCCTTAATTAATCGCACCGGGCTGTTTGTAAGCGATGGCCGGGTACAGCTATCGCCTATGGAATTATAGGTAGAGAGAACGTAAGAGGAATAAAGTATGAGTAAAAGTATAATCGCCAGCGTGATGCCGGAAGAAACCAGGGTGGCCCTTTTAGAAGCAGGTGAGCTGATGGAAGTATCGGTGGAACGCAGCGAAAGCGGACATTTGGTCGGCAATATCTACAAAGGCAAAGTAAAAAATGTTCTTCCGGGTATGCAGGCCGCATTTGTGGATATTGGCCGGGATAAAAATGCTTTTTTATATATGGGGGATGCGGGTCGTCAAGCCGCCTGTCAGCACTTGACCATCGGCCAGGATGTACTTGTGCAGATTGCCAAGGACGCCATGGGGGACAAAGGACCGCGGGCTACCATTAGTCTGACACTGCCTGGGCGGTATATTGTGCTGATGCCTACCGTCGACTATATCGGTATTTCGCGCCGCATTGAAGAAGAACCCGAACGTGAACGCCTGCGTCAGATTGCCGAGAAAATTCGTCCGGCCGGCATGGGAGTCATTGTCAGAACGGTAGCCATAGGCAAAGGTGAGGAAGACTTAATAAAAGATATGGCTTATTTGGCTAACATGTGGTCAATATTAAGCTCCAGGGCTAAACGCAGCAATGCTCCGGCGCTCATTTACCGGGATGCCGAGCTTGTTGTGCGGATTGTCAGGGACTATCTGACTGAGGATGTTACCGAGTTTGTTATTGATAACCAGGAAGCTTACAACCGGGTTGTTGATTTACTTACCCATATATCGCCCGAGCTGGCAGAGTGTGTTCGCTTGTATACACCAACCGGCCAGGAGAGTGATATATTCAGCCGTTTTAACCTGGATACCCAGTTGGACAGCCTGCGTAACCGGCGGGTAGAATTAGCCTGTGGCGGCTATTTAGTCATTGATCATACCGAAGCACTTACTGTCATTGACGTGAACACCGGCAAATTTGTCGGCAAGACCAACCTGTCGGAAACGGTATTTCAGACAAACCTGGAGGCAGCGGCACAAATCGTCAGGCAGCTAAGGCTGCGGGATATTGGCGGCATCATTATCATTGACTTTATTGATATGGACAAAGCCGAGCAGCGGGCAGCCGTGCTTGCCGTACTTGAGCTGGAATTAAAAAAGGATCGTACCAAATCCAATGTGTTAGGCTTTACCAGCCTGGGCTTGGTTGAGATGACCCGGAAAAAGGCCAGGCAGAGTATTAACGGCATGCTTTACAGTCAATGTCCGTATTGTTTGGGAAAAGGCCGCATTAAATCGCCGGAAACGGTAGTGCTTGACATTAAACGGGACTTAAGAAAGCTAAATAAACGGTCACGGCCGGGCGGCAGGCTGTTAATTCAAGTCCATCCCCAGGTAGCTGACTTGTTAACAAAGCAAGGTGAGCTCAAGCGTCTGGAAGAGGAAACAGCCAGAAGCCTTACGCTAGAATCTGTTGCCGACCTCAATCCGGAGATATTTTCCTTGCTGTGGAAACCAGATTGACAAACTATTACCAGTATGATATTATTTGATGATGTAGGCAGTGTCTACACCACCGCACGGAGAGGTTCTACTAAAACTAGGAACTGCTTAGAAATGCTCAGGTGCTAGGCGCGATGAGCATGCGACCGTAGTCGTACTGGGAAGTACGTCGCAGGGAGCACGCGCAAGAGCAACAACGCAGATGGGCGTTTATAAGCAGTTCCGGGTACCGTATTCGGCGAGTCCTAACACAGGGGAGGTGCAAACTAAACATGTACGCTATTATCGAAACAGGCGGTAAACAATACCGCGTTACTGAAGGCGATGTGCTCAACATTGAGAAGCTCGAAGCTGCCGAAGGTC
Proteins encoded in this window:
- the minE gene encoding cell division topological specificity factor MinE, translating into MFELIQKLFGREAQGSKNIAKERLRFVLVHDRVNVSPQFMEVIKDDMIKVISNYMDINETEMEINLTRTNTQVALVANIPVNRMKRTMPGE
- a CDS encoding TIGR03936 family radical SAM-associated protein codes for the protein MAKLRLQITKSDEIRYVSHLDLAGTMERAIRRAKLPAAYSEGFNPHMKLAFASALAVGVTSEAEYLELELTEEISVDQITARLKPQLPAGITLKAAKYVGGRSKALMAVVNLATYEVVASLAPGAHWHTVETSLAKFNSEVEVIYSKQSPKGRREIDIKEYLATPVAVRKVADSQQEVMSLGLSIKITPGGSVKPVEVLDALIAGFGLPVDKDNALINRTGLFVSDGRVQLSPMEL
- the minD gene encoding septum site-determining protein MinD, with protein sequence MGEVIVITSGKGGVGKTTTTANIGTGFALQGKKVVLVDADIGLRNLDVVMGLENRIVYDLVDVTEGNCRLKQALIRDKRYETLYLLPAAQTRDKNAVTPDQMQQLCKDLAQEFDYVIIDCPAGIEQGFKNAIAGADRAIIVTTPEVSAVRDADRIIGLLESEGKHNPKLIVNRIRPLMVKKGDMMDIDDIIEILAVDLLGIIPEDEYIVISTNRGEPAVVNNSALASTAYRNIVRRLTGENVPLMVLETNESLWGKFKKVLGL
- a CDS encoding site-2 protease family protein, which translates into the protein MRAGKIAGVEIIVNNWFLGLIAVFAVAGLADKALLIVSAVLLHELAHMLMAGGLGYKVKQVELLPFGATARVERLTDAGAVSEIMIAAAGPLASLGLAALCYVAAGGAGSWQEEIYFYGETHLMLAGFNLLPALPLDGGRILRAVLTRRRDYRAATAIVVTMSHIISCLLIVLAGLIFLLDYTVNLTMLVAAGFLLLTARTENTLAGFRTMRILARKKAELIACGIMPTRHLTAIEDAAISEVIALFGPEQYYIVHIVDQNFKLCGALTETEVWEGLLKKGIRARIKEFL
- a CDS encoding bile acid:sodium symporter family protein; its protein translation is MINFLAKITAWLGQHMFFIVLSGLIAGFLIPLPDSPALRATVVGSFGYMTFVTALGTSLKEFLRVLKKPVIPLWILVLIHVVSPCIAWLAGLFFFSGDPYTQLGYLIAASTPIGVTSVIWTALTGGSVSVALVAVTLDTLLVPVMLPFFFKAVIGQTLQIDYLQMMVQLFAMITIPSIAGMLIHDHGRSDMLPKSLKVIGNFIAKLAFFAVIFINAALVGPDIAWDLSTLKIVLVTMFLVALGYAMGYLGSWVFKNRSREVALAMIYCVGLRNASFGVVLALTFFPHAVAIPVTMTILYQQPFAAIIPYFFGSTGNKDQGAT
- a CDS encoding Rne/Rng family ribonuclease, with the protein product MSKSIIASVMPEETRVALLEAGELMEVSVERSESGHLVGNIYKGKVKNVLPGMQAAFVDIGRDKNAFLYMGDAGRQAACQHLTIGQDVLVQIAKDAMGDKGPRATISLTLPGRYIVLMPTVDYIGISRRIEEEPERERLRQIAEKIRPAGMGVIVRTVAIGKGEEDLIKDMAYLANMWSILSSRAKRSNAPALIYRDAELVVRIVRDYLTEDVTEFVIDNQEAYNRVVDLLTHISPELAECVRLYTPTGQESDIFSRFNLDTQLDSLRNRRVELACGGYLVIDHTEALTVIDVNTGKFVGKTNLSETVFQTNLEAAAQIVRQLRLRDIGGIIIIDFIDMDKAEQRAAVLAVLELELKKDRTKSNVLGFTSLGLVEMTRKKARQSINGMLYSQCPYCLGKGRIKSPETVVLDIKRDLRKLNKRSRPGGRLLIQVHPQVADLLTKQGELKRLEEETARSLTLESVADLNPEIFSLLWKPD
- the minC gene encoding septum site-determining protein MinC — protein: MREDVVFKGSKDGLELVLNQTADFTAILEQLKEKLESAAYFFTGSTGVKVSSGTNTLTGDERRQLISLLAGYGLALHDRPEPLPPEISPQDNSCGEAALYRQENEGGQTLIISRTLRSGQKVVFDGSVIVMGDVNPGSEIIASGNITVQGTCRGLAHAGANGDQAAVITADKLIAGQLRIAGLIARAPDNQDVPAYRETARIDGGVVVIGPADDVKIT
- the rodA gene encoding rod shape-determining protein RodA — protein: MLNQRLLRNLDFILIAVTALLILVSLVIIGSATHINTPSEDRYWYVQRQGFFVLANIAVFFIMLNFDYKSLERFSGFLYIFNLIMLLAVMFVGQTALGAQRWIQIGPISLQPSEFSKLIMIIGLAQVLDKRTGKLNSFKDIIPIFVYVGIPFILVLKQPDLGTSLVFMAILFGMIFVAGINMRLLMSIIGAGIAFMPIFWHFLKDYQKKRLTVFIDPNVDPLGSGYHIIQSKIAIGSGMLFGKGLFNGTQSQLNFLPENHTDFIFAVIGEELGFVGAVIILLLYLILLYRGVKIAGGARDNFGTLLATGIVSMLAFHLLVNVGMTAGIMPVTGIPLPLMSYGVSSLTTNMISIGILLNIYMRRQKILF
- a CDS encoding M23 family metallopeptidase; translation: MTKLWNRLKNRWNFSARNTEKTWQSYYEEEPDYTWLKKIIAALAIFALVYGAQASNTRVGQEVTGIVRQVLATQTDFVYYTARTIEYINRHWPNGADISGIPVLKQMQTTISRPADPLRYMTKPVEGQIVTQYGWQGNTAVKQDIFHEGIDIAAPAGASVRAAATGKVKVVTDSVQFGTILIIDHGQNIETIYGHLTDVLVKESDEISQGQVVARVGKTGAAVSVLYFELRENGKAIDPLSRIK
- a CDS encoding TIGR03960 family B12-binding radical SAM protein — translated: MSSLDPVSPGILSRVMKPARYTGHEWNSVSKAPDEYVVNFVLAMPDVYEVGMSNLGLKILYEVLNNRPDTFAERVYAPWVDMEAEMRTAGIKLHTLESKRPVDQCDIIGFSLQYELSYSNVLNMLDLAGIRLLAAERDESQPLVVCGGPCAFNAEPMTDFVDFFILGEAEEVIAEVAAAIAEWKQAGRPGGKTGILKRLAGLQGIYVPRFYEVDYQADGAVEAIKPLIPEAKAVIVKRVIQELDQITFATKPIVPFIEIVHDRIMLELFRGCTRGCRFCQAGVIYRPVRERKLETLFNHVQQLIDNTGYNEISLVSLSSADYSCLSHLITELIERFKEQGVSVSLPSLRIDSFSIDLAKQVQQVRKSGLTFAPEAGTQRLRDVINKGVTEENLTEAVSAAFKSGWSTIKLYFMIGLPTETDEDIAGIAALAQRVADLYKQLKGRKGAKVTVSVSSFVPKPHTAFEWFGQNPVEELERKQKLLRSLIKDRSISLSWHDARTSFLEGVFARGDRRLGKVLLRAWQNGAKFDGWSEHFNYAVWMEAFAAEGIDPVFYANRERVLQEYLPWEHLSAGVDKSFLAREWQAAKDAAFTPDCRHENCMACGVCQELEVNVVDWGQA